Part of the Corallococcus macrosporus genome is shown below.
CTGGTGCAGGACCTGCTGATGCGCATGCCCTGGGACGGAGGCCCATGTGAGTACGTGCTCGCGCGTCGCGTGGAGCCCGCGGAGTCGCCAGAGGTAGGGCTTCCGCCGCTATACGTCTGGGGCGTGCCCACGCTGCTCCTCCTGTCCGCGATGGTGGTGGCGCTCGGACCGGTCGTGCAGCGCCTGCGCCGTCTGACAGAGGAGGTACGGGCCTCGTCGCGCAGCGGCTACGAGCAACCCGTCACGGTGAACGGCAGCGACGAGATCGCGGAGCTGGCCCGGGCCTTCCAGCAAGCGAGAGCGGAGATTCAAGCGCAGATGGCGCACCAGCAAGCGCGCGAGCAGACGCTGCGAGACTTCCTGGCGAACACGACGCACGACGTGATGACGCCGCTCACGGTGTTGCAGGGCCACCTGGCCGCGATGCAGCAGCGAATGCGCACGGGAGAGCCGCTGGAGTCGGGCCTGATGTTGTCTGCGATGAGCGAGGCGCACTACATGGCCTCACTGGTGCACAACCTGGGAGCGGCGGCGAGGCTGGAGGCAGGAGCACCGCAGGTGCAGCACGCACCGGTGGACCTGAATGCGCTGGTGTCACGGGTGCTCGGCCGTCACCAGCCCATCGCGAGGCCGCAGCGCATCGCACTGGAAAGTGGAGTGCCAGCGACGCCCACATGGGTGATGGGCGACGAGACGCTGCTCGAGCAGGCAGTGAGCAACGTGGTGCTCAACGGCATCCGCTACGGGCGCGAGGACGGCCACGTAGCGGTCGTGCTGGAGACGACGCGACAGCAGACCTTCAGCCTGCGAGTCATCGACGACGGCCCCGGCATCTCCGAGGAGGAGCGCTCAAGAATCCTGGAGCGCCGCTTCCGGGGTAACGCGGCCCGGACGAGGGAGCCGCAAGGCCAGGGCCTGGGCCTCCACATCGTGCACAACGTGGTGGAGCTGCACGGCTGGAAGATGACCCTGGCACCGTCGGAGTACGGAGGCCTGGAGGTCGCATTCACCGGCCCGCTGGCATCGCCACCAGGGTGACGGAGAAAGAGGTGATGCAGCGCGCGTCACCACATTCTGGACCGTCGCCAGCTGACGCGCGGGCTCGAACCGCTCGACCACAGCCATCCCCAATGCGCGTGGCCAGGACCTGCGCATGCTCCGCTTCCCAACCAGGTCGTCAGACGCTCGTCAGCAAATCCCGTGCCCTGAATCCCCCCGCGAAGACCCACGTCGTGCGAGGCGCAACGGTAGGCCGCGACGCCATGCACGCGAGGGCGGCGACGCGAGACCAGGGACAGAGGTGCCGTCGGGTGCCGTCTTCCACAAACCTGTCCGACTGTCGGACAGGTTTGTGGCGTGGGGCACCCAGGGGTGGACGGCCACGAGGGCCTCGGTCCCACGAGTCCATGTCAGACCCCTCTGGTTGGATGCGCGTGGCGTGGGCGAGGAGGAGGACGGTGATGGAGCGGGTGGGACGCGTGGCGTACGTGGAGGAGCAACTCGAGCGCTACATTTCGCTGGGGATGCTGCCGCGGGGGCAGTTCGCCTCGGAAGAGAAGCTGGCGGGTGAGTTCAACTGCTGCCGGGGCACCGTGCGTGAGGCGTTCCGGCGACTGGCGGCGCGAGGCCTGGTGGTGCAACACCCCGGTCGAAAGACGCGCGCGGTGGCGCTGGATGAGTCGCTGACGCTGGAGAACCTGGGCCTGGCGCTGCATCACCGGCACACCGAGGCCGGCCGGCGGCTCTTGGAGGGCTTCTTCAGTCTCAGGCGGCAGGTGCTGGTGGACCTGCTGGCCGAATGCTGCACGAAGGCCTCCGCGTCACAGGTGGACCGGTTGGAGTCCGTCTGTTACGCGCTCTCGGACGCGGCGCGCTGGGAGCCCGGTGCCCGCTGCGCGCAGTTGGAATTCGAGTTGCTGCGGCTGGCGGCCCACACGGCTTCACGTCCCGGGCACATGCTCCTCGTCCAGTCGCTGCAACGGGCCATGAGGGGCAATGCGATCCGGCTGCTATCCCTCATGGGTGGCGAGTCGCTGAGTGCATGGGCCAGGTGCGCGATGCACGCCCTCAACGAGCGGGATGTGCGGACGATCCAGCACCAACTGCCGGCGCTGCTGGAGGCGTGCGATGAGGGCTTGTTGGACGCCTTCTCTCCTGCCACTCGGAAGCATTCATCACCCGCTACCGGACCGGATTCCGCGCGGGACGCACGCAACTGCATGGCGGAGCACGGTCCCGGTGGCCTCACGCCAGCTGAGGAGGAACACAAAACGTTTGAGGTTCCACCCGCCCCTCATGCGGAGGCTGTCCCCGTGGAAACGGAGACAGTCAGCGATGCGCTGTTGGCTCCCACCGTCGTGAGCGAATCCCCTGATGACAATGGTGGGGAGCGCGTCACAGGGAACGTGCCGGGAAACCTGCTCGACGGGCGGACCCGTGCGTGCGGCTTGTCAGCGGAGGCAGACCTGAAGCCCGAGCATCCACCCGCTAGAGACTACGGACGTCCCGGCGGGTTCGTGCGCGAAGAGGACGAGCCGCGTCATGTCCCCTTGGACACTCCCACCACCTCGCCACCGGACTGAGCATCGGATTGCCCGTGCCCATGGGGTGGGACGAAACTCGACGTGCGCATCTTCTGAACTCGCGAACATCGCGCCCCCGACCCGCGCCCATCCCCACCGTGTCCGCCCTGACGCAGGGCGGACACAGTCCAGCTCCCCTCCCCTCGCCGGATCACGAGCTGGACGCGGTCCGGCTTCCCTCCTCCGAAAAGGAGCTACCGCGTCGCGGTTCGACGCGTCGGCATCCGCGTCTTCGTGGTCCGGTGCGCCTGCGTCTTCATCCCCGGCATGCGACGGGGCGTGTTCGCACGCGCCTTCATCCCCGGTATGCGACGGGGCTTGTGCGTCCGCGTCTTCACCGGCCCCCGGCGCGCGTAGCCCGCGGGCTGCATCGCCTTCTTGGACGTGATCGCCTTCTTGCGCGTCACCGGAGTGGTACGGGCCGCGGGCCGCATTGCCTTCTTCGCCGTGGGACGCTTGCGCATCGTGGGCCTCGCCTTGCGCGCGGGCGCCTTCTCCATCCGGCTCAGTTGAGCTTCGAAGCGCGTCAGCGCCGTGCGGAACAGCGCCGCCTTGCGCCGCGTGTCCAGGCTCCCGCCCATCATGCGGCTTCCCATGGGGACGCGCCTGGCCTCACGGCGCAGCCGGTCCGCCAGCTTTTCGTACTGGGTCACCATGCCGCGCGCGCGCCGCACCATCCCCATCAGCTCGCGCCGCGACAGCTCCATCAGGTTGCGCGGCGCACTGGCCAGCACCAGCCGCATCTCCCGCGCGTTCATCAACGCCGTCCCCGTCTCCCGCATCTTGCGCATGTCCGCCCCCTCCCTCGGGTTCGCCAAACAGACGCAAGGTTTGGGGGCCCACCGGGTGACGGCAAGGCGGACACGGGCCAAGCCTGCTTCACCGCCCATCCCCTCGGAACAGGGCCACTGTCCTGCACTCAGCCGGATGCGCTTTCGGGCCGCGCTTCCAGCAGCAGCGACAGCTTCTCCAACGCCAGCCGCGCACGCGTCTTCACCGTGCCCAGTGGCTGGCCCGTCTTCTGCGAAATCTCGCTCTGGGACAGCCCGTCGAAGTACGCGAGCAACACCACCTCGCGCTGCTCCGGCGGCAGCTGGGCCATCGCCGCTCGCACCCGCGCCTGGTCCTGCGCCGCGGAGGCGGAGTCGTCCGGCGAAGGCGGCGTCGCGCTCACCGGCGGGGGCTGCTGGGCCACGCCCTCCACCATGCGCGACACCGTGCCCAATGAGCGCAGCCGGTCGATGGCCCGCGTGCGCGCGATGGTCGTGACCCACGTCTCCAGCCCGCCGCGCGCCGGATCGAAATCTCGCGCGCGGCGCCAGACCTCCAGGAAGGTCTCCTGCAGCACCTCTTCCGCGTCCGCACGCGTGGGCAGCAGCCGCACCATGATGGCGAACGCTCGCGCCGAGCACCGCGCGTAGACATCCCGCATGGCCGCCGCATTGCCGAGCGCCACCTGCTTCAGCAGGTCGCGATCGGCCGACAGGTCACTCGCTTGCTGAGCAGCGGAGTCGGTTGGCGCCATGTTCGTCCCGGATACCGCAACCGGAGGGGCGGATCCCAGCTTCAACTATCGGGAGCCATCCACCCAGCCCGTCGGGGTGGGCGACCGCTCACTCCGTTCCTAACGTTGACAGGCCAACGCGACCGGGCGGTCGCCATCTTCAATCCACCACACCCGCACATTGCCGCCTGGAGCCACTGACTCAGAGTCCTATAAGGGGCCGCCAGCCGATATGACCGAACGACTCGGAAGCGTGTTCATCGAGAACGTCCAGCCGGAGCTGGACGCGGGGCGCTACGCCATCAAGCGCGTCGCCGGAGAGAGCCTCACCGTCCGGGCGGACATCTTCAAGGAAGGCCATGACGTGCTCGTGGCCGTCGCCCGCTGGCGTCAGGTGACTCCCGCCGCCCAGAAGACCGAATGGGCCGAGGTCCCCCTCACCTTCAAGAACAACGACGCCTGGGAAGGCTCCATCCCCCTCGCGAACAATGGCCGATACGAATTCACGATTGAAGCCTGGCCGGATCTCTTCCGCACCTGGGCGCATGAGCTGAAGCGCAAGGTGGACGCCGGCCGCGACGTGAAGAGCGAGCTGCTGGAAGGCGCCGCGCTGCTGGAGGGCGCCGCGGCTCGCGCCAAGGGCAAGTCCGCGGAGGACCACCGCGTGCTCGCCGAGGCCGGGGCCCGCCTGCGCACGCCGCCCACGCCGGACCACCTCCTCGCCGCGCTGTCCCCCGACCTGGCGGACGCGGCGTCACGTCATCCGGACCGCACGCTCGCTCGCACGTACGACAAGGTGCTGGAGGTGTTCGCGGACCGGGAGAAGGCGCGCACCGCCGCCTGGTACGAGTTCTTCCCGCGTTCAGCGAAGCGCGACGGCAAGACGCACGGCACGTTCAAGGACGCACAGGGCTGGCTGCCCTACGTGCAGAAGCTCGGCTTCGACACCGTCTACCTTCCGCCCATCCACCCCATTGGCCGCACCGCGCGCAAGGGCAAGAACAACAGCCTGCGCGCGGAGCCCGGTGACGTGGGCAGCCCGTGGGCCATTGGCGCCGCGGAGGGTGGCCACAAGGCGGTGCACCCGGAGCTGGGCACGCTCGCGGACTTCCGCGCGTTCGTGGACTCGGCGAAGGCGCATGGCATTGAAGTGGCGCTGGACCTGGCCTTCCAGTGCTCGCCGGACCACCCGTACGTGAAGGAGCATCCGGAGTGGTTCCAGCACCGCCCGGACGGCACCATCAAGACGGCGGAGAACCCGCCCAAGCGCTACGAGGACATCGTCAACTTCGACTGGATGGGCCCCGCGCGTGACGCCCTCTGGAAGGAGCTGAGGTCCGTCGTCCTGCACTGGGTGGACAACGGCGTGCGGACCTTCCGCGTGGACAACCCGCACACCAAGCCCATGCAGTTCTGGCACTGGCTCATCCGCGAGGTGCAGGACCTGCACCCGGACGTGCTCTTCCTGTCGGAGGCCTTCACCCGCCCGAAGGTGATGAAGGCCCTGGGCAAGGTGGGCTTCACCCAGTCGTACACGTACTTCACCTGGCGCCTCTTCAAGGACGAGCTGCGCAGCTACCTGGAGGAGATCACCAGCCCGCCCGTGTCGGACTACTTCCGCGGCAACCTCTGGCCCAACACGCCGGACATCCTCCCGGAGAACCTCCAGAACGCGGGCCCCGGCGCCTTCCGCCTGCGCGTGGCGCTGGCCTCCACGCTGTCGTCGGTGTGGGGCATGTACTCGGGCTACGAGCTCTGCGAGGGCCGCCCGGTGCCGGGCAAGGAGGAGTACCTGGACTCGGAGAAGTACCAGCTCGTTGCCTGGGACTGGGACCGGCCGGGCAACATCTCCGGCTGGATCGCGAAGCTCAACGCCGTCCGCAAGGCGCACCCCGCGCTCCAGCAGTACCAGGGCCTGCGCTTCTTCGAGTCCGACAACGACCGCGTCATCTTCTACGGCAAGCGCTCGCCGGATGGCCTCAGCACGGTGCTGGTGGCGGTGAGCCTGGATCCGTACGCGCCGCAGGAGGCGCTGCTCCACGTGCCCATGGAGTGGCTGGGCGTCAACGCGGAGGAGACCTATCAGGTGCATGAGCTGATGGGCGACCAGCGCTCGCTGTGGCAGGGCCCGGACGTGCAGGTGCGCCTGACACCCGAACAGCCCGCGGCCATCTACGCCGTGTACCGCTACCGCCGCACCGAACACGCGTTCGACTACTTCGAGTGACCCCTTCCGAGAGGCGTATGGACCTGGATCCGCTTTGGTACAAAAAAGCGCTCATCTACGAGCTGCACATCCGCGCATTCCACGACTCCAACGGGGACGGCCACGGGGACATCCCGGGCCTGATTGAGAAGCTGCCGTACCTCCAGGACCTGGGCGTGGACTGCCTGTGGCTCCTGCCGCACTACCCGTCGCCGCTGCGTGACGACGGCTACGACATCGCGGACTACTACGGCATCCACCCGGACTACGGCACGCTGGCGGACTTCCAGCGGCTGGTGGAAGAGGCGCACAAGCGCGGGCTGCGCATCATCATCGAGCTGGTGGTCAACCACACCAGCGACCAGCACCCCTGGTTCCAGGAGGCGCGGCGCGACCCGAAGAGCCCCAAGCGCAACTGGTACGTGTGGAGCGACACGGACGAGTCCTACAAGGGCGCGCGCATCATCTTCACCGACACGGAGCGCTCCAACTGGACGTGGGATCCGGTGGCCAAGCAGTACTTCTGGCACCGCTTCTTCAGCCACCAGCCGGACCTGAACTACGACAACCCCGAAGTGCAGGAAGCCATGCTGGACGTCATGCGCTTCTGGCTCAACATGGGCGTGGACGGGTTCCGCTGCGACGCCGTGCCCTACCTCTTCGAGCGCGAGGGCACCAACTGCGAGAACCTCCCGGAGACGCACGCGTTCCTGAAGCGCCTGCGCAAAACCATCGACTCCGAGTACCAGGGCAAGGTGCTGCTCGCGGAGGCGAACCAGTGGCCCGCCGACGTGCGCGTGTACTTCGGCGAGGGCGACGAGTTCCACATGGGCTTCCACTTCCCGGTGATGCCCCGCCTCTTCATGGCGGTGCGCCGCGAGGACCGCACGCCCATCGTGGAGATCATGCAGCAGACGCCGGACATCCCGGAGTCCTGCCAGTGGGCCATCTTCCTGCGCAACCACGATGAGCTGACGCTGGAGATGGTGACGGACGAGGACCGGGACTACATGTACCGGGAGTACGCCACCGACCCGCGCATGCGCATCAACCTGGGCATCCGCCGCCGGCTGGCGCCGCTGATGGACAACGGCCGCCGTCGCATCGAATTGATGCACAGCCTGCTGTTCACCCTGCCCGGCACGCCGGTCCTCTACTACGGGGACGAGATCGGCATGGGCGACAACATCTACCTGGGCGATCGCAACGGCGTGCGCACGCCCATGCAGTGGACCGGTGACCGCAACGCGGGCTTCAGCCGCGCGGACTACGCGCGCCTCTTCGCGCCCGTCATCGCGGACCCCGTCTACGGCTACCAGTCCATCAACGTGGAGGCCCAGGAGCGGCAGAAGTCCAGCCTGCTCCAGTGGGTGAAGCGGATGATTGGCATCCGCCAGCGCTACCCCGTGTTCGCCATGGGCACCCTGCGCTTCCTCGCCACGGAGAACCGCAAGGTGCTGGCCTTCGTGCGCGAGTGGG
Proteins encoded:
- a CDS encoding ATP-binding protein, whose product is MKLRLRLALTAVAVTVPAVFALVQVEHSVRRRTTDEVIIESTLSQMQSGGRERCEAAPETWMVRTRAQRPPWEREGLPDGSGGPPSGTVAPNEPPGSGPGPGGPRPGDEGPPRMGSQGPLGRRLPPVNLYPFDGQFASRNPQAPALDDELRKGVLEDGVGVRRYSKTDGALVQDLLMRMPWDGGPCEYVLARRVEPAESPEVGLPPLYVWGVPTLLLLSAMVVALGPVVQRLRRLTEEVRASSRSGYEQPVTVNGSDEIAELARAFQQARAEIQAQMAHQQAREQTLRDFLANTTHDVMTPLTVLQGHLAAMQQRMRTGEPLESGLMLSAMSEAHYMASLVHNLGAAARLEAGAPQVQHAPVDLNALVSRVLGRHQPIARPQRIALESGVPATPTWVMGDETLLEQAVSNVVLNGIRYGREDGHVAVVLETTRQQTFSLRVIDDGPGISEEERSRILERRFRGNAARTREPQGQGLGLHIVHNVVELHGWKMTLAPSEYGGLEVAFTGPLASPPG
- a CDS encoding FadR/GntR family transcriptional regulator, producing MERVGRVAYVEEQLERYISLGMLPRGQFASEEKLAGEFNCCRGTVREAFRRLAARGLVVQHPGRKTRAVALDESLTLENLGLALHHRHTEAGRRLLEGFFSLRRQVLVDLLAECCTKASASQVDRLESVCYALSDAARWEPGARCAQLEFELLRLAAHTASRPGHMLLVQSLQRAMRGNAIRLLSLMGGESLSAWARCAMHALNERDVRTIQHQLPALLEACDEGLLDAFSPATRKHSSPATGPDSARDARNCMAEHGPGGLTPAEEEHKTFEVPPAPHAEAVPVETETVSDALLAPTVVSESPDDNGGERVTGNVPGNLLDGRTRACGLSAEADLKPEHPPARDYGRPGGFVREEDEPRHVPLDTPTTSPPD
- a CDS encoding sigma-70 family RNA polymerase sigma factor; its protein translation is MAPTDSAAQQASDLSADRDLLKQVALGNAAAMRDVYARCSARAFAIMVRLLPTRADAEEVLQETFLEVWRRARDFDPARGGLETWVTTIARTRAIDRLRSLGTVSRMVEGVAQQPPPVSATPPSPDDSASAAQDQARVRAAMAQLPPEQREVVLLAYFDGLSQSEISQKTGQPLGTVKTRARLALEKLSLLLEARPESASG
- a CDS encoding alpha-1,4-glucan--maltose-1-phosphate maltosyltransferase codes for the protein MTERLGSVFIENVQPELDAGRYAIKRVAGESLTVRADIFKEGHDVLVAVARWRQVTPAAQKTEWAEVPLTFKNNDAWEGSIPLANNGRYEFTIEAWPDLFRTWAHELKRKVDAGRDVKSELLEGAALLEGAAARAKGKSAEDHRVLAEAGARLRTPPTPDHLLAALSPDLADAASRHPDRTLARTYDKVLEVFADREKARTAAWYEFFPRSAKRDGKTHGTFKDAQGWLPYVQKLGFDTVYLPPIHPIGRTARKGKNNSLRAEPGDVGSPWAIGAAEGGHKAVHPELGTLADFRAFVDSAKAHGIEVALDLAFQCSPDHPYVKEHPEWFQHRPDGTIKTAENPPKRYEDIVNFDWMGPARDALWKELRSVVLHWVDNGVRTFRVDNPHTKPMQFWHWLIREVQDLHPDVLFLSEAFTRPKVMKALGKVGFTQSYTYFTWRLFKDELRSYLEEITSPPVSDYFRGNLWPNTPDILPENLQNAGPGAFRLRVALASTLSSVWGMYSGYELCEGRPVPGKEEYLDSEKYQLVAWDWDRPGNISGWIAKLNAVRKAHPALQQYQGLRFFESDNDRVIFYGKRSPDGLSTVLVAVSLDPYAPQEALLHVPMEWLGVNAEETYQVHELMGDQRSLWQGPDVQVRLTPEQPAAIYAVYRYRRTEHAFDYFE
- the treS gene encoding maltose alpha-D-glucosyltransferase; this translates as MDLDPLWYKKALIYELHIRAFHDSNGDGHGDIPGLIEKLPYLQDLGVDCLWLLPHYPSPLRDDGYDIADYYGIHPDYGTLADFQRLVEEAHKRGLRIIIELVVNHTSDQHPWFQEARRDPKSPKRNWYVWSDTDESYKGARIIFTDTERSNWTWDPVAKQYFWHRFFSHQPDLNYDNPEVQEAMLDVMRFWLNMGVDGFRCDAVPYLFEREGTNCENLPETHAFLKRLRKTIDSEYQGKVLLAEANQWPADVRVYFGEGDEFHMGFHFPVMPRLFMAVRREDRTPIVEIMQQTPDIPESCQWAIFLRNHDELTLEMVTDEDRDYMYREYATDPRMRINLGIRRRLAPLMDNGRRRIELMHSLLFTLPGTPVLYYGDEIGMGDNIYLGDRNGVRTPMQWTGDRNAGFSRADYARLFAPVIADPVYGYQSINVEAQERQKSSLLQWVKRMIGIRQRYPVFAMGTLRFLATENRKVLAFVREWEGQTVLVVCNLSRFAQPGVLDLREFAGSIPVELIGETAFPRISDLPYQLSMGPYMFLWFRLDKPLQAKE